A segment of the Mercurialis annua linkage group LG4, ddMerAnnu1.2, whole genome shotgun sequence genome:
AACAGCAAACCACCACCCTGCTCATTCACCATAACCATGTTATTCATCgctaattttattgttttcagAAATAAATTAGTGTTAAATTAAATGCGAGGCTAAtgaattatcaaattattttaaaaaaatatcttgaatttcaatttattttttaatatcataaaatttattttttattttaaaaaggcaTTTTCATTCTAATTTATTGACGTGGCCGTCCAAATTAGAATattcagaaaatatttttcCCTTTCAACAATATAATTATACGTCACGAACGCCAATattcatatttaaataaggAGTATATAATTTGATAGTGTTTGCCGGTGTGACAAATATTCTTAACATTAGCAAAATAAGATcggaaaaatattaatgaaattaaaattaaaagtgatgaccttaaaaaaataaattaaaattcagtaTCTTTTTTGAAATAACTTGATAGTTCAGTAATCCACAATGTATTTGATCTGTAAAATTATGGCAAAAATGACGAGAAGAACATACCGTAAGGAAATTCCGTGCTTCTTCTCCATTGAATTTCGATATGATCGCCGGGTTTCAAGTGATGTAAACAATCAGAAATGTGAAGATGATATGCAGGAGTATCAACAGGTGCTGCTCTTAACCTATGCCACTCTATTCCATCCTCTGTCATTCTCCTTCCATAAGGAGAGTACCTGCAATTCCACCATATATCATTTCTAGCCCCATAAAAAGTGTGCAAAACCTATTCTTAGAGTCAAGTCGAAATACTATCAATTCCATCTAAAATTTGAACGTGATCGAAATTTTAGAATTCAATAGTataattgaaaatcaaattcGACTCGACATATTTTTTACTCGactaaatttagaaaataaattcattataaaagtaaagatattattataactatagcgatagaaaataaattgataaaaattcaattagaCTTTGATACTCTAGTTCGACCCAAGAGTTGGCTTGAGTAATTCGAACTAAAATTCCATTGAATGTTGACATCGGGTACATTTGAATATTTCGAGAATCAATCTCATAGTTAAATGAGAGGACagcaaaaaaacaaatttagttATACAAACCTTGCCTGAAATGTGTCTGTCCTGGAATCATAGCTAAGCTGTGCATCATGACAGGACAACAAAAACCCAGCATGTCCATTCTGtcaccaaaccaaacatttctcaatTTACAGTTATTTATATCTCTAAAATTTACTTCTAAGATCAAACAAGCCTTCAATGTTCAGAAAAGTTTAAATAATGCCCccaatgtcttaaaaaaaatgaacaaacagGGTCTCTTATATCGACAACCAGACTCTTAACGtctcatttataagtcaaaatgcaggcctgattgttcactttttaagacgtttgGAACATATTTGAACTTCTCGGAACGTATTTTAATCTTAATCTAAACAATCAAATAGTTACCTCCCGATTATAGACCTGAGCAGGAAACCAGAACTGGCCATTTTCAAGAGACATATACATAGCCATCAATGAATTATTAGCTGCCAAAGAACTTGTTCTTGTTTTTATGAAAGCAGAATTACCAATTAGTCCTCCCCATTTCTTCTTGAGGTGTTTGTTCCAGAGATCATCACTGCTGCACCTCTCTCTTAAAGAGACACAGACTCTCCCCATACTACACAGCCCAGATGGTGAAAGCTTTTCAAGAATGCAGTCTATGGCCAATTCAGGCAAATCAAGAAAACAAATCTTCGCTGCAGGCCTTTTGATGGAAACTTGGTacaaactaaaatcaaatttattatcaCTGTCAAACCAAGAAACAAGAAACCTTGAAATCTCCTCCAAAAACACTGGTTTCTTCATTGGTGGAGACTTGGACTTGAAGAACAAAATGAAAGAAACCCAACAAATTAACAACAAAAACATTTGATGATGATGAGTACAAGATTTGGGTTGGGATTTTGTTTTGGCTTTAAAATCCAAGTTtaaaaatctttcaaaattattCATTGATGATACTGAAGAATATGGAGAAAATGGGACAAGACGAGTGTGTGTACATATATTTATAAGCATGGTGAAAATTAGCTTTGGCCACGGTTCGGTTCAAATCAGAACCAAATTCAAATCACTTCCAATATCAGATTCTTAAATTTGACTCCGGTTTGCTTTTTGAAtagatttttggtttgattttttaatttgtgtgaGTTTgtgaaattataatatatttatatatgcagccgtttattttagttataacatatttatatattccaatattataaaaaaatattaagattcaaatcattaaaaacagtCACCAAGTTATGGAACTATTTCACGGGATGTCACTCGAGGTAAAatgcattaattttttttctttttatcctaCGTGGcatgttataattataaaaaagatgtataattcaatattttttaataaaaggtataatttacgataaatttaataatcttaTTTTAAGACGGTGACCTTCctgaaaaataatatcaataaattaatgattgtttcttaacgattttaattttagtatttttatctataatttataattttaaaataattcagtgattcaaaaaaatttatgttcGAATTTGGGACTTGATGTAGAGAGAAAACCGACTCTAAATTTGAAATTCCGGTTTAAATTAGGA
Coding sequences within it:
- the LOC126676190 gene encoding F-box protein At2g32560-like encodes the protein MNNFERFLNLDFKAKTKSQPKSCTHHHQMFLLLICWVSFILFFKSKSPPMKKPVFLEEISRFLVSWFDSDNKFDFSLYQVSIKRPAAKICFLDLPELAIDCILEKLSPSGLCSMGRVCVSLRERCSSDDLWNKHLKKKWGGLIGNSAFIKTRTSSLAANNSLMAMYMSLENGQFWFPAQVYNRENGHAGFLLSCHDAQLSYDSRTDTFQARYSPYGRRMTEDGIEWHRLRAAPVDTPAYHLHISDCLHHLKPGDHIEIQWRRSTEFPYGWWFAVVGHVESCDGNENSCHCQYSDKIVMEFNQYSPASRWRRIIVNRKDHKEEGNEADGFYGGIRKLYNPHEISIWKNLWPTQVFE